A section of the Corvus hawaiiensis isolate bCorHaw1 chromosome 16, bCorHaw1.pri.cur, whole genome shotgun sequence genome encodes:
- the ANKS3 gene encoding ankyrin repeat and SAM domain-containing protein 3 isoform X1 encodes MPCAGGTSSGGGAHRGAVYWNPRAPCSKRELPAESSQQLLLPRAEESIKVEGGMSELSDEASESELLSRSLSMWHGVGHVVCREELDVPLDLHTASSVGQYEVVQECIQRGDLDLNQRNCGGWTPLMYASYIGHDNIVHLLLEAGVNVNIPTPEGQTPLMLASSCGNESVAYFLLQQGAELEMKDIHGWTALFHCTSAGHQQMVKFLLENGANANCKEPVYGYTPLMEAAASGHEIIVQYLLNHGVKADVRDNTGATARTLAMKYGHTKIVGLIDLHAAPVPKVFCRGPGKYEELSSSDESCSAPQRQRPARRTKGPSIHEGPQALAKITAVGIGGRKHSHYEQVPPQGYVTFSNDGSCEPGVIRNRDVTSPINELDVESSSSREDSVLSSNSLGTIRSSSSSSECLIRIPGLSSEGSLESNEDSDHASSPPSRKQAKSFKGKARYSNSDSQWSHCLGKAGGCSQHLVLPEPPAYTGPQDLATFLEEIGCLKYLQVFEEQDVDLRIFLTLTESDLKEIGITLFGPKRKMTSAIARWHSSARPPSDALELAYADRLEAEMQELAIQLHKRCEEVQVMKGQVCQEQKLRAVAESCLMERDETWNAIQCQLREAQAITKDAGVLLDQIKSCQAELSARLGPERADEGALDMWERRGTRESRRPGERPVLEGWPPSLKFLSLPELSAVLEECVGEMGKALQTVTQNLQRLQALGQSGQSWPKP; translated from the exons tgtatTGGAatcccagagctccctgcagTAAGAGAGAACTTCCAGCAGAGTCTTCTCAGCAACTGTTACTGCCTCGGGCTGAGGAGTCGATCAAAGTTGAG GGTGGGATGTCGGAGCTGAGCGACGAAGCCAGCGAGTCggagctgctgagccgcagCCTCTCCATGTGGCACGGCGTCGGGCACGTGGTCTGCCGGGAGGAGCTGGATGTGCCCCTGGACCTGCACACAGCCTCCTCCGTCGGGCAGTATGAAGTGGTGCAGGAGTGCATCCAGCg TGGAGACCTGGATTTGAACCAGAGGAACTGTGGGGGCTGGACCCCACTCATGTACGCTTCCTACATTGGCCACGACAACATCGTgcacctgctgctggaagcGGGAGTGAATGTGAACATCCCCACCCCAGAAGGGCAGACCCCCCTCATGCTGGCCTCCAGCTGTGGCAACGAGAGTGTTGCTTACTTCCTTCTACAG CaaggggcagagctggagatGAAGGACATCCATGGCTGGACTGCCTTGTTCCACTGCACCAGCGCTGGGCACCAGCAGATGGTCAAGTTCTTACTGGAGAATGGGGCAAATGCCAACTGCAA GGAGCCAGTCTATGGATACACACCTCTGATGGAAGCAGCTGCTTCTGGCCATGAGATAATTGTTCAGTACCTTCTCAATCAT ggaGTGAAGGCAGATGTCCGAGATAACACTGGAGCCACAGCACGGACCCTGGCCATGAAGTATGGCCACACCAAGATTGTGGGGCTGATAGATTTGCATGCAGCCCCAGTGCCCAAGGTCTTCTGCAGAGGTCCAG GCAAATATGAAGAGCTGAGTTCTTCAGATGAATCATGTTCTGCTCCCCAGAGACAGAGACCTGCTCGTAGGACCAAGGGTCCCAGCATCCACGAGGGGCCCCAGGCATTGGCCAAGATCACAGCAGTTGGGATTGGAGGAAGGAAGCATTCTCACTATG AGCAGGTGCCCCCTCAGGGCTATGTCACCTTCAGCAATGATGGCAGCTGTGAGCCAGGTGTCATCAGGAACAGGGATGTCACCTCCCCAATTAATGAGCTGGatgtggagagcagcagcagcaggg AGGATAGTGTTTTGTCCAGCAACAGCTTGGGAAccatcaggagcagcagcagcagcagcgaatGCCTCATCAGAATCCCAGGACTCAGCAGTGAAGGCTCCTTGGAAAGCAATGAG GACTCTGACCATGCCAGCAGCCCCCCGAGTCGAAAACAAGCCAAGAGCTTTAAGGGCAAGGCTCGCTACAGCAACAGTGACAGCCAGTGGAGCCACTGCCTGGGGaaggctgggggctgcagccagcacctGGTCCTTCCTGAGCCCCCGGCCTACACAGGGCCCCAG GACCTGGCAACATTCCTTGAGGAGATTGGGTGCCTGAAGTACCTGCAGGTGTTTGAAGAGCAAGACGTGGACCTCCGGATCTTCCTGACCCTCACAGAGAGTGACCTGAAGGAAATAGGCATCAC GCTGTTTGGCCCCAAGAGGAAGATGACCTCGGCCATCGCGCGCTGGCACAGCAGCGCCCGCCCGCCCAGCGACGCGCTGGAGTTGGCCTACGCTGATCGGCTGGAAGCGGAGATGCAGGAATTGGCCATCCAGCTGCACAAG aggtgtgAAGAGGTGCAGGTGATGAAGGGCCAGGTGTGCCAGGAGCAGAAGCTGCGTGCAGTGGCTGAGAGCTGTTTGATGGAGCGGGATGAGACCTGGAATGCCATCCAGTGCCAGCTCAGAGAGGCTCAGGCCATCACCAAGGATGCTGGAGTCCTGCTGGATCAGATCAA gagctgccaggcagagctgtcGGCCCGGCTGGGCCCAGAGCGGGCGGATGAAGGAGCGCTGGACATGTGGGAGCGGCGCGGCACCAGGGAGAGCCGGCGGCCCGGGGAGCGCCCag TGCTGGAAGGGTGGCCACCTTCCCTGAAGTTCCTGAGCTTGCCTGAGCtgtcagctgtgctggaggagtgTGTGGGAGAGATGG GAAAAGCTCTGCAGACTGTGACTCAAAACCTCCAAAGGCTCCAAGCCCTGGGGCAGAGCGGGCAGAGCTGGCCAAAGCCATAA
- the ANKS3 gene encoding ankyrin repeat and SAM domain-containing protein 3 isoform X2: MSELSDEASESELLSRSLSMWHGVGHVVCREELDVPLDLHTASSVGQYEVVQECIQRGDLDLNQRNCGGWTPLMYASYIGHDNIVHLLLEAGVNVNIPTPEGQTPLMLASSCGNESVAYFLLQQGAELEMKDIHGWTALFHCTSAGHQQMVKFLLENGANANCKEPVYGYTPLMEAAASGHEIIVQYLLNHGVKADVRDNTGATARTLAMKYGHTKIVGLIDLHAAPVPKVFCRGPGKYEELSSSDESCSAPQRQRPARRTKGPSIHEGPQALAKITAVGIGGRKHSHYEQVPPQGYVTFSNDGSCEPGVIRNRDVTSPINELDVESSSSREDSVLSSNSLGTIRSSSSSSECLIRIPGLSSEGSLESNEDSDHASSPPSRKQAKSFKGKARYSNSDSQWSHCLGKAGGCSQHLVLPEPPAYTGPQDLATFLEEIGCLKYLQVFEEQDVDLRIFLTLTESDLKEIGITLFGPKRKMTSAIARWHSSARPPSDALELAYADRLEAEMQELAIQLHKRCEEVQVMKGQVCQEQKLRAVAESCLMERDETWNAIQCQLREAQAITKDAGVLLDQIKSCQAELSARLGPERADEGALDMWERRGTRESRRPGERPVLEGWPPSLKFLSLPELSAVLEECVGEMGKALQTVTQNLQRLQALGQSGQSWPKP; encoded by the exons ATGTCGGAGCTGAGCGACGAAGCCAGCGAGTCggagctgctgagccgcagCCTCTCCATGTGGCACGGCGTCGGGCACGTGGTCTGCCGGGAGGAGCTGGATGTGCCCCTGGACCTGCACACAGCCTCCTCCGTCGGGCAGTATGAAGTGGTGCAGGAGTGCATCCAGCg TGGAGACCTGGATTTGAACCAGAGGAACTGTGGGGGCTGGACCCCACTCATGTACGCTTCCTACATTGGCCACGACAACATCGTgcacctgctgctggaagcGGGAGTGAATGTGAACATCCCCACCCCAGAAGGGCAGACCCCCCTCATGCTGGCCTCCAGCTGTGGCAACGAGAGTGTTGCTTACTTCCTTCTACAG CaaggggcagagctggagatGAAGGACATCCATGGCTGGACTGCCTTGTTCCACTGCACCAGCGCTGGGCACCAGCAGATGGTCAAGTTCTTACTGGAGAATGGGGCAAATGCCAACTGCAA GGAGCCAGTCTATGGATACACACCTCTGATGGAAGCAGCTGCTTCTGGCCATGAGATAATTGTTCAGTACCTTCTCAATCAT ggaGTGAAGGCAGATGTCCGAGATAACACTGGAGCCACAGCACGGACCCTGGCCATGAAGTATGGCCACACCAAGATTGTGGGGCTGATAGATTTGCATGCAGCCCCAGTGCCCAAGGTCTTCTGCAGAGGTCCAG GCAAATATGAAGAGCTGAGTTCTTCAGATGAATCATGTTCTGCTCCCCAGAGACAGAGACCTGCTCGTAGGACCAAGGGTCCCAGCATCCACGAGGGGCCCCAGGCATTGGCCAAGATCACAGCAGTTGGGATTGGAGGAAGGAAGCATTCTCACTATG AGCAGGTGCCCCCTCAGGGCTATGTCACCTTCAGCAATGATGGCAGCTGTGAGCCAGGTGTCATCAGGAACAGGGATGTCACCTCCCCAATTAATGAGCTGGatgtggagagcagcagcagcaggg AGGATAGTGTTTTGTCCAGCAACAGCTTGGGAAccatcaggagcagcagcagcagcagcgaatGCCTCATCAGAATCCCAGGACTCAGCAGTGAAGGCTCCTTGGAAAGCAATGAG GACTCTGACCATGCCAGCAGCCCCCCGAGTCGAAAACAAGCCAAGAGCTTTAAGGGCAAGGCTCGCTACAGCAACAGTGACAGCCAGTGGAGCCACTGCCTGGGGaaggctgggggctgcagccagcacctGGTCCTTCCTGAGCCCCCGGCCTACACAGGGCCCCAG GACCTGGCAACATTCCTTGAGGAGATTGGGTGCCTGAAGTACCTGCAGGTGTTTGAAGAGCAAGACGTGGACCTCCGGATCTTCCTGACCCTCACAGAGAGTGACCTGAAGGAAATAGGCATCAC GCTGTTTGGCCCCAAGAGGAAGATGACCTCGGCCATCGCGCGCTGGCACAGCAGCGCCCGCCCGCCCAGCGACGCGCTGGAGTTGGCCTACGCTGATCGGCTGGAAGCGGAGATGCAGGAATTGGCCATCCAGCTGCACAAG aggtgtgAAGAGGTGCAGGTGATGAAGGGCCAGGTGTGCCAGGAGCAGAAGCTGCGTGCAGTGGCTGAGAGCTGTTTGATGGAGCGGGATGAGACCTGGAATGCCATCCAGTGCCAGCTCAGAGAGGCTCAGGCCATCACCAAGGATGCTGGAGTCCTGCTGGATCAGATCAA gagctgccaggcagagctgtcGGCCCGGCTGGGCCCAGAGCGGGCGGATGAAGGAGCGCTGGACATGTGGGAGCGGCGCGGCACCAGGGAGAGCCGGCGGCCCGGGGAGCGCCCag TGCTGGAAGGGTGGCCACCTTCCCTGAAGTTCCTGAGCTTGCCTGAGCtgtcagctgtgctggaggagtgTGTGGGAGAGATGG GAAAAGCTCTGCAGACTGTGACTCAAAACCTCCAAAGGCTCCAAGCCCTGGGGCAGAGCGGGCAGAGCTGGCCAAAGCCATAA